The Hemicordylus capensis ecotype Gifberg chromosome 6, rHemCap1.1.pri, whole genome shotgun sequence genome window below encodes:
- the LOC128330098 gene encoding long-chain fatty acid transport protein 2-like: protein MLSLYTVLLGLLILLPLLGNLFFPYAWQDLTFIFLNVRLGYRSKKCLERSPPFIFLDVFLEKVQKHPEKPLVLFEDEVYSYRDIDRLSSQAARVFQSHLGLKEGQTVAVFLKNIPAYLWVWMGLEKIGCAMACINYNIRSKSLLHVLSSCEAKVLLTTPDFKAALEDILPTLKNEGVQVFYLSDDSPTKGTEALLEKIKSSSAEPVPVSFRANVTSKSTSLYIFTSGTTGLPKAAVITQMKVFSGPILFNWCRVHSKDIVYIPLPLYHAAALLGVVGCMDIGATFVLKSKFSVSQFWDDCRRYHVSVIQYVGEMMRYLCNAPKKDSDRDHSVRLALGNGMRVEVWKQFLCRFGSIKIWEFYGATEANIGFINYTGKLGAVGKTSFLHKKMTQFELLQYDVDQDEPMRNEKGYCIPVAAGETGLLVGKITKGSPFCGYAGDPQKTEKKILRDVLKKGDCYFNSGDLLMKDHEGFIYFQDRVGDTFRWKGENVATTEVETTLTTLEFIQEINVYGVPVPGHEGKIGMAAISLMKGLSFDGRQLYRHAKDYLPNYAIPHFIRIREALEITETFKQCKSQLVKEGFDPAAISDPLFFLDDSEKCYIPMTLQIYNAIAEMKVKL, encoded by the exons ATGCTCAGCCTGTACACCGTTCTGCTGGGACTGCTGATCCTTCTGCCCCTCCTGGGAAACCTCTTCTTCCCCTATGCTTGGCAGGACCTGACCTTTATTTTCCTCAATGTGCGTTTGGGATACAGAAGCAAGAAGTGTCTCGAACGCAGCCCACCCTTTATTTTCCTGGATGTCTTCTTGGAAAAAGTCCAGAAACACCCAGAGAAGCCCCTGGTGCTCTTTGAAGATGAGGTCTATTCCTACCGGGACAttgacaggctcagcagccagGCGGCCAGAGTGTTCCAGAGCCACCTAGGGCTGAAAGAGGGGCAAACAGTGGCGGTTTTCTTGAAGAACATCCCTGCCTATCTCTGGGTCTGGATGGGACTAGAGAAGATTGGTTGTGCCATGGCATGCATCAACTATAACATCCGCTCGAAGTCTCTTTTGCATGTGCTCAGCTCTTGTGAGGCCAAAGTGCTACTGACAACTCCAG ATTTCAAAGCTGCCCTTGAGGATATCCTGCCCACCCTAAAGAATGAAGGAGTACAAGTTTTCTACCTCAGTGATGACTCCCCCACTAAGGGTACGGAAGCTTTGCTAGAGAAGATCAAGTCCAGTTCTGCTGAACCAGTGCCTGTTTCCTTCAGAGCCAATGTAACCTCCAAATCCACATCCCTGTATATTTTCACCTCTGGAACCACAG GGCTACCAAAAGCTGCTGTCATCACCCAGATGAAAGTGTTCAGTGGGCCTATTTTGTTCAACTGGTGTAGAGTCCATTCCAAGGATATCGTTTACATCCCACTCCCGCTATACCATGCGGCTGCGCTTCTTGGGGTTGTAGGATGCATGGATATTG GAGCCACATTTGTCCTGAAGTCCAAGTTCTCTGTTTCCCAGTTCTGGGATGATTGCAGGCGATACCACGTCTCTGTGATTCAGTATGTGGGAGAAATGATGCGCTACCTCTGTAATGCACCAAAG aaggaCAGTGACCGTGATCACAGTGTGCGACTGGCATTGGGCAATGGCATGCGAGTGGAGGTTTGGAAGCAGTTCCTATGCCGATTTGGATCCATAAAAATCTGGGAGTTCTATGGAGCTACAGAGGCGAACATTGGGTTCATTAACTACACAGGAAAACTTGGAGCTGTGGGAAAGACCAGCTTCCTCCACAAG AAAATGACACAGTTTGAACTTCTTCAATATGATGTTGACCAGGATGAGCCCATGAGGAATGAGAAAGGGTATTGCATCCCAGTGGCTGCAG GTGAGACAGGCTTGCTGGTGGGCAAGATCACAAAGGGCAGCCCATTCTGTGGCTATGCTGGAGACCCCCAGAAGACAGAGAAAAAGATTCTCCGGGATGTCCTGAAGAAAGGAGACTGCTACTTCAATAGTGGTGACCTCCTGATGAAAGACCATGAGGGCTTTATATACTTCCAGGACCGTGTGGGAGACACTTTCCG CTGGAAAGGAGAGAATGTGGCCACTACGGAAGTTGAAACAACCCTGACAACACTTGAGTTTATCCAGGAAATCAATGTATATGGGGTACCAGTGCCAG GTCATGAAGGAAAGATCGGGATGGCAGCCATAAGTCTGATGAAAGGGTTATCCTTTGATGGAAGGCAGCTGTACAGACATGCCAAGGATTACTTGCCCAACTATGCCATACCTCACTTCATCCGCATCCGG